In Mycoplasmopsis cynos, the following are encoded in one genomic region:
- the der gene encoding ribosome biogenesis GTPase Der: MKNTIAIIGKPNVGKSTLFNRIIGRKVSIVYDEPGVTRDRLYETIKWAGNEIKIIDTGGIEIENKPFQEQIQIQAKIAIEEADVIVFIFDGTNEISNDELFIMNILRKSNKPIIAAANKLESNQDFDYGWYKLGIDKIFPISALHGEGVGEVLDACVEYLDFSNNEENDSFNLAIIGKPNAGKSSLLNNLSKENRSIVSEIAGTTRDSVKSLVEISGKTYNVIDTAGITKKSKLIESVDHYALMRAMNSLAEADLSLILIDATQPEVSHFDSRIIGYALDNNKPLIIVINKWDLVTKETNTMAEYEKKLRNKFHFVPWVPFVFISAKFNQRINKLVDKLNEVRENLERDIKPSLLSSLILETQLIQPAQPYNGGRLNIYYVRKELAKIPTFTFFVNNKKFLHFSYERFLENQLRATFNFEGCPIKMIFKNKKGLE, encoded by the coding sequence ATGAAAAATACTATTGCAATTATTGGGAAGCCAAATGTAGGAAAAAGCACTTTATTCAATCGCATTATTGGTAGAAAAGTATCGATTGTGTATGATGAACCAGGTGTTACTAGGGATCGTTTATATGAAACTATTAAGTGAGCTGGTAATGAAATTAAAATAATTGATACTGGCGGGATAGAGATTGAAAATAAACCATTTCAAGAGCAAATTCAAATTCAAGCAAAAATAGCTATTGAAGAAGCTGATGTAATTGTTTTTATTTTTGATGGTACTAATGAAATTTCTAATGATGAACTTTTCATAATGAATATTTTAAGAAAAAGTAATAAACCAATTATTGCTGCGGCTAATAAATTAGAATCTAATCAAGATTTTGATTATGGATGATATAAATTAGGTATTGATAAGATTTTTCCTATTTCTGCTCTACATGGTGAAGGAGTTGGAGAAGTTCTTGACGCTTGTGTAGAGTACTTAGATTTTTCTAATAATGAAGAGAATGATTCATTTAATTTAGCAATTATCGGAAAACCTAATGCAGGTAAAAGTTCCTTATTAAACAATCTTTCAAAAGAAAATCGTTCAATTGTTTCTGAAATCGCCGGGACTACTAGAGATAGTGTTAAGTCATTAGTTGAAATATCGGGCAAAACATATAATGTTATTGATACAGCTGGAATTACCAAAAAATCAAAATTAATTGAGAGTGTTGATCATTATGCTTTGATGAGAGCTATGAATTCATTAGCTGAAGCTGATTTATCACTAATCTTAATTGATGCTACACAACCTGAGGTTTCGCATTTTGATTCTCGAATTATCGGATATGCTCTTGATAATAATAAACCATTAATTATAGTTATTAATAAATGAGACTTGGTAACTAAAGAAACAAATACTATGGCTGAATATGAAAAAAAGTTAAGAAACAAATTTCATTTTGTTCCTTGAGTTCCCTTCGTTTTTATCTCGGCTAAGTTTAACCAAAGAATTAATAAATTAGTTGATAAACTTAATGAAGTTAGAGAAAACTTAGAAAGAGATATTAAACCATCTTTATTATCATCATTAATTTTAGAAACTCAATTAATTCAACCTGCACAGCCATATAATGGCGGAAGATTAAATATTTATTATGTTCGTAAAGAACTTGCGAAAATACCAACATTTACATTTTTTGTAAACAATAAAAAATTCTTACACTTTTCATATGAAAGATTTCTTGAAAATCAACTAAGAGCTACATTTAATTTTGAGGGTTGCCCGATTAAAATGATTTTTAAAAATAAAAAAGGACTTGAATAG
- the cmk gene encoding (d)CMP kinase, translating into MKVNIAIDGPSGVGKSTVSKEIARRYGYTFINSGSVYRAIAKNVVDKGVDSRDVENVIKTLEVGMIKLLENDRIELYGNDVSHQIRADYISQITPNIAKIPEVRQFVVDYIQFMTKKRKGYIIDGRDTTFKIMPHAEVKVFLWAEAEERARRRMLQNQELGYNTGFNEVLYDVKKRDEMDMNRAVDPLHKTEDSTYIDCTDLTIEEVIDKIIDLVNLKKDK; encoded by the coding sequence ATGAAAGTAAATATAGCAATTGACGGACCAAGTGGAGTTGGAAAATCAACAGTTTCAAAAGAAATTGCAAGAAGATATGGTTATACATTTATTAATAGTGGAAGTGTGTATCGTGCAATAGCTAAAAATGTTGTTGATAAAGGTGTTGATTCTCGCGATGTAGAAAATGTTATTAAAACGCTAGAAGTTGGTATGATTAAACTTTTAGAGAATGATCGCATTGAACTTTATGGGAATGATGTTTCACATCAAATAAGAGCTGATTATATTTCTCAAATTACACCGAATATTGCAAAAATACCTGAAGTGCGACAATTTGTGGTCGATTATATTCAATTTATGACAAAAAAGAGAAAAGGCTATATTATTGATGGACGTGATACTACATTTAAAATTATGCCCCATGCAGAAGTGAAGGTATTTTTATGAGCTGAGGCAGAAGAAAGAGCTCGTAGAAGAATGCTTCAAAATCAGGAATTAGGTTATAATACTGGTTTTAATGAAGTTTTATATGATGTTAAAAAACGTGATGAAATGGATATGAATCGAGCAGTTGATCCACTCCACAAAACTGAGGATTCTACCTATATTGATTGCACTGACTTAACAATTGAAGAAGTTATAGATAAAATAATTGATTTAGTTAATTTAAAAAAGGATAAATAA
- the uvrA gene encoding excinuclease ABC subunit UvrA yields MDQKNNKIIVTGAKENNLKNVSLEIPKYKFIVFTGLSGSGKSSLAFNTIYEEGRRRYIDSLNSYSRTFLGGTKKPNVEKIEGLSPSISIEQKTIHNNPRSTVGTVTEIYDYLRLLYARVGKSFCPNHNIEITSQTTKDILNTLYKQKNGSKLIIYAPLIENEKGTHANLLERLKVEGYIRVKVDNKIYMLQDKIELDKNTRHNIDLIIDRVELVEEKYNRIAEAINIATDKAKGIAKIENLENNEILTFSKLHACIYKDFSIPKIETRLFSFNAPYGMCENCKGLGIEFKADFDAVIPFTWKTIENGAIKYFENTVNSSNLEWQEFNALLNHYDIPLDLPIDEIPDHKLKYLLYGSGEEKIQFDIVSSSNNKYRKNQTIEGILTKIERLYFETTSDARREYLSKYMSSVACHLCKGARLNPYALSIKISQKNIYQMTQLSIADMLLTFEKIIYEFDEYQKTISNIITTEIINRLSFLKDVGLDYLTLDRSAETLSGGEAQRIRLATQIGSNLSGVLYVLDEPSIGLHQRDNLRLINTMKKMVDLGNTLIVVEHDEETIYAADHIVDIGPLAGENGGRIVASGTLQDIVNSPESITGKYISGEYKIEVPKFRRSGNGKSITIKEAKENNLTNINVTIPLGKFVCITGVSGSGKSTLVNDILVNGFHQMQGIVDALQRKKAKFNSIDGLINVDKIVSISQSPIGRTPRSNPATYTGVFDDIRDVFANVEESRVRGYTKGRFSFNTAGGRCEKCSGDGYLIIEMHFLPNVYITCDQCDGKRYDHETLEIKYQNKNINDVLEMSVDYAIEFFSSKTKIVEKLLFLQDVGLGYIKLGQISTTLSGGEAQRVKLATYLQKKPTGKTIYVLDEPTTGLHIHDVKKLINILNRIVNNGDTVVVIEHNLDVIKSCDHIIDLGPGGGIHGGRIVATGTPEQVALNKNSYTGEFLEKVLSQK; encoded by the coding sequence ATGGACCAAAAAAATAATAAAATAATAGTCACTGGAGCAAAAGAGAATAATCTTAAAAATGTTTCATTAGAAATACCTAAATATAAATTCATTGTCTTTACTGGTCTTAGTGGCAGTGGTAAAAGTTCTTTAGCTTTTAACACTATTTATGAAGAAGGTAGAAGAAGATATATTGATTCATTAAACTCTTATTCTCGAACATTTTTAGGCGGTACCAAGAAACCGAATGTTGAAAAAATTGAAGGACTTAGTCCATCTATATCTATTGAACAAAAAACTATTCACAATAATCCTAGATCAACCGTTGGTACAGTAACAGAAATCTATGACTATTTAAGACTACTTTATGCTAGGGTTGGTAAATCTTTTTGTCCAAATCATAATATTGAAATAACTTCTCAAACAACAAAAGACATCCTAAACACATTGTATAAGCAAAAAAATGGTTCTAAGTTGATTATTTATGCTCCTTTAATTGAAAATGAAAAAGGGACTCATGCAAACTTACTTGAACGTTTAAAAGTTGAAGGTTATATAAGAGTAAAAGTCGATAATAAAATCTATATGCTTCAAGATAAGATTGAGTTAGATAAAAATACTAGACATAATATTGATTTAATCATTGATAGAGTTGAATTAGTTGAAGAAAAATATAACAGAATTGCAGAAGCTATAAATATTGCAACAGATAAAGCAAAAGGAATTGCGAAAATTGAAAACCTTGAGAATAATGAAATTTTAACTTTTTCAAAATTGCACGCTTGTATTTATAAAGATTTTTCAATTCCTAAAATCGAAACTAGATTATTTTCATTCAATGCACCATATGGAATGTGTGAAAATTGTAAAGGTTTAGGAATTGAGTTTAAAGCTGACTTTGATGCTGTAATTCCTTTCACATGAAAAACAATTGAAAATGGCGCAATAAAATATTTTGAAAACACTGTTAATTCAAGTAATTTAGAGTGACAAGAATTTAATGCATTATTAAACCACTATGATATTCCTCTTGATCTACCTATTGATGAAATTCCTGATCATAAATTGAAATATTTATTATATGGTTCTGGAGAAGAAAAAATTCAATTCGATATCGTTTCTTCTTCAAATAATAAATATCGCAAAAACCAAACAATTGAAGGGATACTAACAAAAATTGAACGCTTGTATTTTGAAACTACTTCAGATGCAAGAAGAGAGTATTTAAGTAAATATATGAGTTCTGTTGCTTGTCATTTATGTAAAGGAGCTAGATTAAACCCTTACGCTTTAAGCATCAAAATCTCACAAAAAAATATTTATCAAATGACACAATTATCGATTGCTGATATGCTATTAACATTTGAAAAAATTATTTATGAATTTGATGAATATCAAAAAACTATTTCGAACATTATTACCACTGAAATAATCAACCGTTTGAGTTTCTTAAAAGATGTTGGTTTAGATTATTTAACTCTTGACAGAAGTGCTGAAACTCTTTCTGGGGGCGAAGCACAAAGAATTAGACTCGCAACTCAAATTGGTTCTAATTTAAGTGGTGTTTTATATGTTTTAGATGAACCTTCGATTGGACTCCATCAAAGAGATAATTTAAGACTAATAAACACTATGAAAAAAATGGTTGATTTGGGTAATACTTTAATTGTTGTTGAACATGATGAAGAAACAATTTATGCAGCAGATCATATTGTTGATATTGGCCCATTAGCAGGTGAAAATGGTGGACGAATAGTAGCAAGTGGGACATTACAAGACATTGTTAATTCCCCAGAATCAATTACAGGAAAATATATTTCAGGTGAATACAAAATTGAGGTTCCAAAATTTAGAAGAAGTGGAAATGGTAAATCAATAACTATTAAAGAAGCAAAAGAAAACAATCTTACAAACATTAACGTAACTATTCCATTAGGTAAATTTGTATGTATAACCGGTGTTTCTGGAAGTGGAAAGAGTACATTAGTCAATGATATTTTAGTAAATGGATTTCATCAAATGCAAGGTATTGTTGATGCCTTGCAAAGAAAAAAAGCTAAATTTAATAGTATTGATGGTCTAATCAATGTTGATAAAATTGTTTCAATTAGTCAATCACCAATAGGAAGAACTCCAAGAAGTAATCCCGCTACATACACAGGTGTTTTTGATGATATTAGAGATGTTTTTGCAAATGTTGAAGAATCAAGAGTAAGAGGTTATACAAAAGGAAGATTTAGTTTCAATACTGCTGGTGGAAGATGTGAAAAATGTTCTGGAGATGGTTATTTAATTATTGAAATGCATTTTTTGCCCAATGTTTATATAACTTGTGATCAATGCGATGGAAAACGATATGATCATGAAACATTAGAAATAAAGTATCAAAATAAAAATATTAATGATGTTTTAGAAATGAGTGTTGACTATGCAATTGAATTCTTTAGTTCTAAAACAAAAATTGTTGAAAAACTTTTATTTTTACAAGATGTTGGTCTTGGTTACATAAAACTTGGTCAAATCTCAACAACCCTTTCTGGAGGCGAAGCTCAAAGAGTGAAGTTAGCAACTTACTTGCAGAAAAAACCTACTGGAAAAACAATATATGTATTAGATGAACCAACAACCGGTCTACATATCCATGATGTAAAAAAATTAATAAATATTTTAAACAGAATTGTTAATAATGGAGATACTGTTGTTGTTATTGAGCATAATTTAGATGTTATCAAATCTTGTGATCATATAATCGACCTAGGTCCAGGAGGCGGTATTCATGGAGGGAGAATTGTTGCTACCGGAACACCAGAACAAGTTGCGCTAAATAAAAATAGTTATACAGGCGAATTTTTAGAAAAAGTTTTAAGCCAAAAATAA
- the hprK gene encoding HPr(Ser) kinase/phosphatase: protein MIKNKKVSVKELIDFFSLKLINKNKDKIYYNYIYRPAIKRLGLELSQSINNERINKNTIAWGTSESFWFQKIGKSASIKAIDNVFSQKPPIVILSKGVSKPALNWIVQVADKYGVPICLTRVSTSLLSTNVGSYLNNYFLDEIQVHACLVMVGGTGVLIIGQSGVGKSEAALELIQRGHIFISDDSVLIQDNGNIFIGRSPKITKNMLEVRGIGLIDVKYIYGVKSVASSSVIDLVVELVKTDKQTELDRLGIDFLKYPVFGRYINKIQIPIKEGGSAASLIETAVGFYLSKKDGLNVIQEIEKRRLENND from the coding sequence ATGATTAAAAATAAAAAAGTTAGTGTTAAAGAATTGATTGATTTCTTTAGCTTAAAACTAATCAATAAAAATAAAGATAAAATTTATTATAACTACATTTATCGACCCGCCATTAAAAGATTAGGATTAGAATTATCTCAATCAATTAACAATGAAAGAATAAACAAGAACACGATCGCCTGAGGAACAAGTGAGTCATTTTGGTTTCAAAAAATTGGTAAATCGGCTTCTATAAAAGCAATTGACAATGTTTTCTCACAAAAGCCGCCTATTGTTATCCTATCAAAGGGTGTTTCAAAACCTGCTTTAAATTGAATAGTACAAGTTGCAGATAAATATGGGGTTCCTATTTGCTTAACTAGAGTTAGTACTTCATTACTTTCTACAAATGTTGGATCATATTTAAATAATTATTTTTTAGATGAAATACAAGTTCATGCTTGTTTAGTTATGGTTGGAGGAACTGGTGTTTTAATAATTGGTCAAAGTGGTGTAGGTAAATCTGAAGCTGCTTTAGAATTGATTCAACGTGGCCATATATTTATTAGTGATGATTCTGTTTTAATTCAAGATAACGGAAATATTTTTATTGGTCGCTCGCCAAAAATAACTAAAAATATGCTAGAAGTCCGGGGAATAGGTTTAATTGATGTAAAATATATTTATGGGGTTAAATCTGTTGCTTCTTCATCAGTTATTGACTTAGTTGTTGAATTAGTTAAAACAGATAAACAAACAGAATTAGATCGTTTAGGAATTGATTTTTTAAAATATCCTGTTTTTGGTAGATATATAAATAAAATCCAAATCCCTATTAAAGAGGGAGGGTCTGCTGCTTCGTTAATTGAAACTGCTGTAGGTTTTTATTTATCTAAAAAAGACGGATTAAATGTAATACAAGAAATAGAAAAAAGGAGGTTAGAAAACAATGACTAA
- the lgt gene encoding prolipoprotein diacylglyceryl transferase encodes MTNLIAPSYVPDIAFREGTPSILFTIGSFTFYTYSLMIMSGYLASILTILFFWKREKLKMDVLYGLILITVPMGIIGSRLGFVFEELIYSPNPFLGSAWYAIWDGGLSIQGGVFFTMIADLIYAYTKRDQIDIRKGISIIIPTILVGQFLGRFGNYGNHEVYGKIDWTGASSIIFGKSFANNLYISDSYTDALGLKGAYRYPLFLYEGLANLVGYLLIVWVFNLLWTFKPGATAGLYLLWYGILRLALEPLRQESYLYYSIIAIGFAIAGMLIFIYYQFWGRITYKTTYYKKIFKHYEYEYPEYYIAYVKRTTFTHLFKRVLSYTWVK; translated from the coding sequence ATGACTAATTTAATTGCACCAAGTTATGTCCCTGATATAGCTTTTCGCGAAGGAACACCAAGTATTTTATTTACTATCGGGTCATTTACTTTTTATACATATTCATTAATGATTATGTCTGGTTATTTAGCATCAATTTTAACTATTTTATTCTTTTGAAAAAGAGAAAAATTAAAAATGGATGTTTTATATGGATTAATTTTGATCACAGTACCAATGGGAATCATTGGTTCACGTTTAGGTTTTGTTTTTGAAGAATTAATTTATAGTCCAAATCCATTTTTAGGTTCTGCTTGATACGCGATTTGAGATGGTGGTTTAAGTATTCAAGGTGGTGTATTCTTCACAATGATTGCTGATTTAATATATGCTTATACCAAAAGAGACCAAATCGATATTAGAAAAGGAATTTCAATAATTATCCCAACAATTTTAGTCGGTCAATTCCTCGGAAGATTTGGTAATTATGGTAACCATGAAGTTTATGGAAAAATAGATTGAACTGGTGCTTCATCAATAATATTCGGAAAATCTTTTGCAAATAATTTATATATCTCAGATTCATACACAGATGCTTTAGGATTAAAAGGAGCTTATAGATATCCATTATTCTTATATGAAGGATTAGCGAATCTAGTTGGATACTTATTAATTGTTTGAGTATTTAATTTATTATGAACCTTTAAACCAGGAGCAACAGCTGGATTATATTTACTTTGATATGGTATATTAAGACTTGCCTTAGAACCATTAAGACAAGAATCATATTTATACTACTCAATTATAGCTATTGGTTTTGCTATCGCCGGAATGTTAATATTTATATATTATCAATTCTGAGGAAGAATTACATATAAAACAACATATTATAAAAAAATTTTTAAACACTATGAGTATGAATATCCTGAATACTACATAGCTTATGTAAAAAGAACAACATTTACTCATTTATTCAAAAGAGTTTTATCATATACATGAGTTAAATAA
- a CDS encoding NAD(P)/FAD-dependent oxidoreductase, which translates to MEKIYDLAIIGAGPAGLNAALYASRANLDVIFVEKGAPGGKLSSTNKIENWLGTEIVEGWQLATSFFDHSKKYGAKYQYGEVIELINHSDFKKELVLSNGTSIFSKTVLIASGMKNREPNFIENIEKYYHNGVSFCAICDGPLFKNYPTLILGAGNSAVEEGTYLTKIASHVYFVIRDQEFTAEKRLVDDLMKSKNITIFRQSQIVSLEGEKQLEKAIIKNNVTGKETTIEIASFFPYIGMEATTKFIKDLDITDEKGFIITDENMQTKIKGIFAAGDIRKKEIRQIVTAVGDGAIAAKKISDLLNSL; encoded by the coding sequence ATGGAAAAAATTTATGATCTTGCCATTATAGGTGCTGGTCCAGCTGGATTAAATGCAGCCCTTTACGCTTCAAGAGCAAACCTAGATGTTATTTTTGTTGAAAAAGGCGCACCAGGAGGAAAATTATCATCAACAAATAAAATAGAAAACTGATTAGGAACAGAAATAGTAGAAGGGTGACAATTAGCGACTAGCTTTTTTGATCACAGTAAAAAATATGGTGCAAAATATCAATACGGGGAAGTTATAGAATTAATAAACCATTCAGATTTTAAAAAAGAATTAGTTTTATCTAATGGAACATCAATTTTTAGTAAGACAGTTCTTATTGCATCAGGAATGAAAAATAGAGAACCAAATTTTATTGAAAATATTGAAAAATATTACCATAATGGAGTGAGTTTTTGTGCAATTTGCGATGGGCCATTATTCAAAAACTATCCAACACTTATTTTGGGTGCAGGAAATTCCGCTGTCGAAGAAGGAACATATCTTACCAAAATTGCTTCACATGTTTATTTTGTAATTCGTGATCAAGAATTTACCGCTGAAAAAAGATTAGTAGATGATTTAATGAAATCAAAAAACATCACTATATTTAGACAAAGCCAAATTGTTAGTTTAGAAGGTGAAAAACAACTTGAAAAAGCCATTATTAAAAATAATGTTACTGGAAAAGAAACAACTATTGAAATTGCATCATTTTTCCCTTATATCGGAATGGAAGCAACAACAAAATTCATTAAAGATTTAGATATTACTGATGAAAAAGGTTTTATTATCACAGATGAAAATATGCAAACTAAAATAAAAGGAATTTTTGCAGCCGGTGATATTAGAAAAAAAGAAATTCGTCAAATCGTTACAGCTGTTGGCGATGGAGCTATTGCTGCAAAGAAAATTTCAGATTTACTTAATTCATTATAA
- a CDS encoding DEAD/DEAH box helicase, whose amino-acid sequence MNLTNSQSRVINALVNKTLNSIKSNIPDATYFKAPTGSGKTFMMLNYVDQLIEWSKLESDQKLVFVIVTLSSAELPKQMEESFKSYKDYLLNKDIQIERIESPSNISKNSKVEKNYQFFAKENHLYIMGGASFRKNSILSEQGSIESFLGEIRLNGYKLIYIRDEAHIGAEVKKTNQYEKNFEEKMQNSAHFIVKMTATPKTDHNLIELTEDELLNDRIQLLKNKKYYNKNIEDGSLLDNEVILQKACEEFKIIKEKYNDNIIEPGLVGINPAMLIQVDNDSSDKEKSLIFDQNIDLIIKTLEKNNLSWVKYFDQNNKDSNLRHKANYSLRDISKDSSPVDVIIFKVGPATGWNIPRACMLVQLRHISSSNLSIQTIGRIKRNPFPGFDFHETSIAKNYYLYSNVNIKEESSKSFILKEKFVSEEFISGSIELKYKNKLIDEEVYSAEILKELENKNHFNKEIFDQKCMSIKNQFKENGFIINESKTYGKSLFVSSKIYNLLELEIYNKKSLCQFRNYLTNKILEFIWNFYDMNLKEKINKHIFWFIFIKRFGDLLKETYNKQFQKEISQNSITYKLDQNNLLPAYMNDYGDFKNIIKSNEEFAYRDNLLEEVEFRLDSNSEKLFVKKLKDVIRINKNVKVWSKNPVNNGVNFQYITSELEVANSYPDFLIKSNDHFVYLEIKTYNNDIDEEKTKKLYQEYLNYIKQNKNNNIKLTLCICLVEQKKDEYNLYFAGASTITSLNEKLQETKSNSVKLHDKIKSDYYFSLNDILSWNK is encoded by the coding sequence ATGAATCTAACTAATTCTCAATCTCGTGTAATTAATGCTTTGGTTAATAAAACACTTAATAGTATAAAATCAAATATTCCTGATGCAACATATTTTAAGGCTCCAACAGGTTCTGGTAAAACTTTTATGATGCTTAATTATGTTGACCAATTAATTGAATGAAGTAAATTAGAGAGTGACCAAAAACTTGTTTTTGTAATAGTTACTTTATCAAGTGCTGAATTACCAAAACAAATGGAAGAGAGTTTTAAAAGCTATAAAGATTATCTTTTAAACAAGGATATTCAAATTGAAAGAATTGAAAGTCCATCAAATATATCTAAAAATTCTAAAGTAGAAAAAAACTATCAATTTTTTGCTAAGGAAAATCATTTATACATAATGGGGGGAGCTTCTTTTAGAAAAAACTCTATTTTATCAGAACAAGGATCAATAGAATCTTTTTTAGGAGAAATTAGATTAAACGGATATAAACTAATTTACATTCGTGATGAAGCACATATTGGTGCCGAAGTTAAAAAAACTAATCAATATGAAAAGAATTTTGAAGAAAAAATGCAAAATTCTGCTCATTTTATTGTTAAAATGACTGCAACACCAAAAACCGACCATAATTTAATTGAATTAACTGAAGATGAATTACTTAATGATAGAATTCAATTATTAAAAAACAAGAAATATTACAACAAAAATATTGAAGATGGTAGTTTATTAGATAATGAAGTCATTTTACAAAAAGCATGTGAAGAATTTAAAATAATAAAAGAAAAATATAATGATAATATTATTGAACCCGGACTAGTTGGAATTAACCCTGCTATGCTTATTCAAGTTGATAATGATAGTTCTGATAAAGAAAAAAGTTTAATTTTTGACCAAAACATTGATTTAATTATAAAAACATTAGAAAAGAATAATTTATCATGAGTAAAATATTTTGACCAAAATAACAAAGATAGTAATTTAAGACATAAAGCAAATTATTCACTAAGAGACATTTCCAAAGATTCATCACCAGTTGATGTAATTATTTTTAAGGTAGGTCCAGCAACAGGATGAAATATACCTAGAGCATGTATGTTAGTGCAATTAAGACATATCTCATCAAGTAATTTAAGTATTCAAACAATTGGAAGAATCAAAAGAAACCCATTTCCTGGGTTTGATTTCCATGAAACATCTATTGCAAAAAATTATTATTTATATAGTAATGTGAATATTAAAGAAGAATCATCAAAATCATTTATTTTAAAAGAAAAATTTGTTTCTGAGGAATTTATTTCAGGAAGCATTGAATTAAAATATAAGAATAAGTTAATTGATGAAGAAGTTTATAGTGCAGAAATCTTGAAAGAACTTGAAAATAAAAATCACTTTAATAAAGAAATTTTTGATCAAAAATGTATGTCTATTAAAAATCAATTTAAAGAAAATGGTTTTATTATAAATGAGTCAAAAACATATGGAAAAAGCTTGTTTGTAAGCAGTAAAATTTACAATTTACTTGAACTTGAAATTTACAATAAAAAATCACTTTGTCAATTTAGAAATTATCTAACTAATAAAATATTAGAATTTATTTGAAACTTTTATGATATGAATTTGAAAGAAAAAATTAACAAACACATATTCTGGTTTATTTTTATTAAAAGGTTCGGTGACTTATTAAAAGAAACTTACAACAAACAATTTCAAAAGGAAATATCACAAAATTCAATCACTTATAAACTAGATCAAAATAACCTTTTACCAGCTTATATGAATGATTATGGAGATTTTAAAAATATAATAAAATCTAATGAAGAATTTGCATATAGAGATAACTTATTAGAAGAAGTCGAATTTAGATTAGATTCAAATTCAGAAAAATTATTTGTTAAAAAACTTAAAGATGTTATTAGGATCAACAAAAATGTAAAAGTTTGATCAAAAAATCCAGTTAATAATGGAGTAAATTTTCAATATATAACTAGTGAGCTAGAAGTAGCTAACTCATACCCAGACTTTTTAATAAAAAGTAATGATCACTTTGTTTATCTAGAAATTAAAACTTATAATAATGATATAGATGAAGAAAAAACTAAAAAACTTTATCAAGAGTATTTAAATTACATAAAGCAAAATAAGAATAATAATATTAAATTAACTCTTTGCATTTGTTTAGTTGAACAAAAAAAGGACGAGTATAATTTATATTTTGCAGGTGCAAGTACAATAACTTCGCTAAATGAAAAGTTACAAGAAACTAAAAGCAATTCCGTAAAATTACACGATAAAATTAAGAGTGATTACTATTTTTCATTGAACGACATATTAAGTTGGAATAAATAA